The DNA region TGGTGGTCTAACAGAAGATCAGCGTAAAAGAATAGTCACCTGTGCCTTTAAGCAGCGGGATGCCAAAGCTACAGCACCATTTCCCTGGACACGAAAATGGCCAGCAATTAAAGACCCAAACCACAAGGAGGTTAAAGATAGAGCTTTCAGTTGTGATGGGATTGTTGAGTATTGTTATGAACAAGTTATTAAACCTGATGGGTTTTTTAATGAAGAAGATGAAAAAGATTGTGCCCCTAAAGTTAAAATCACAGAAATACCACAATTTGTATTTTTAGCCAAAGGTAAATTACCTAAATTTTACCCAGTCGGATTGATGAAGAAAATGACTAAAGCAACATCCCATCCACCAAAGATAATTAATTTTAAGGTAGAAAAGGATGGAAAAGAAATTAAAGAGAGAGATAGAGTAAAAGGAATGGTTAAAATAAAGACCATGGTTACAGATACAGAATTCGGGTCAGGTGTAGATAAAGTCGAGTTCTATGCCCGAGCAAATACTCTTCCTCTTCCTGACTTAATTCATATCAAAACAGAGGACAAGCCTGATGCAGATATAGGTCGGGTTTATGAATGTGATTGGAATACACCAGGAGAAGGAGTATTACCTTACAACCTGCATGTAGTAGCATATGATAGGGCAGGTAATAAGACACAGGAGTGCAAAAATTTCTGGTTTGATTCACCCTACCATGTAGAAGACCCATTTGAAGTTATCATCGACAATGAACCCCCACAGGTAGCCACCACCACTCCTTCAAATGGGGCTACGAAGATATATCTAGGTAAAAAGATCAGAGTTACTTTTTCTGAAGAAATGGCAACTGAAACGATTAATTCGGATACAATCCTGGTAAATAATAGTGCTATTGTTGGCTCGGTAACTTATGCTGAAGACCTCAGAACCGCATTCTTTATACCGGATAAACCGTTAGATATTTATACAAACTATACTGTTTTAGTTAAAAGTGGTGAATTAGGGGTAAAGGATTCTGCGGGTAATCCGATGGATTCAGATTATTCCTTCTCATTTACTACCACTGACGAATTAATTCCAGGTAAAGTTGTCGAAGTACCAGTAACCTATACCGATGAATATGGAAATGAACATCCCGTCCCTGCTGGGACTCGTGTCATGGTATCATACTGGCTAATAGGAACAGAACAGGAAGATTATATCATTGGTACCGGGAAATACCAAGGGGTAGAAGAAGATGGTAAGGTGCGGTTTAATTGGCCGGGTGGTGCCATTGAAAATCAGCGATTTAGAGTATTTTATGAATCCTGGGGTTTTCGGACAGATTGGATGACTCCTTCACCTACGCCAAACGATTCTTCAACCAGAGAATTACTCAACTCTTCACTCACCACCGAGAATTCAGCTTTTAAGACTGATACGCGGTTTACAAGTCCAAGTATCTATGTTACTACAAAACCAGACAAATGGGAATTTCATAAATTTGCCTCCTGGCTGTTCGATATTCATAAACCAGAAGGCTCAGATGTGTATGTCCCGGTTAATGGCACTGTAACTATTAATTATGATGAGGTAGTTACTATTCCCTGGTGGAGTAAGGTATATTATAATCGAACTGGTGCCTTATCTATATTTGGTGCACTTAATTCTGGTGGCTTTGACTATATGGCTAATTTGTATCCCGGGATGAAGGTAGTAGATGAAGCATCATGGTGGGAGAATATCAACTATTCTCCAGAAGGTATTACCTGCTACGGCACGAATACAAAAGGTATATGGAAGATATTAGTCAACGGTATTAAAAAGGACGAATGGAGTGATGATAAAATATTATCTGCATTTGGTAATTTATTAATAAAGCGTTGGGGTGAGAATTTTTATGATTTTCAACTTAGATTAAGACCGAAATTTGGCACACGAACGGATGTATTTCAAGCATGGTTAAATGGTTTCTCTTTCTATTATTCCTGTGTATCAAGAGGGACTGCGACTATTGAAGTAAGGGATGTAGATACAGGAATTACTAATACCTATAATTTAGAGTCATTAGGCTCTGAGACTCAAGGTTTGGATAATGGAGCAGCAGTAGCCGCCGCGTTATGGAAGATGAAAGACCCATATCATATCTGGAAGGCAATATACAATAATATCATCATACCAGCACACCCCGGCTCCAATGTTCAGGATTTCTGGCGGGAATTAGGGACTCAAAGCTATATTCCCATGCCAGAACAATTCTGGTTGATGCATGGGCTGAAACCAAAAATTGAATTTGCTACATCGACCAATACCCCAAATCCCAGATTATTCTGGGATAGAAATGGTATTTTAGATAATACTATCGCGGTTACCTATACCTTAGAAATAGCCACAGATACTACATTTGAAAATATATTATTTAGCAAACACCAAATCACTGAGGAAAATTATCACCTCACAGATATAAACCTTGAAGATGGAATTTACTACTGGCGAGTTCGGGTAGAAGATGAGTATTTACCTGGTAATTTACAAAATGCCTTAATTGACCTTTACTCGCCAACAGGTAATTTTGAAATTCATCTGTCCAAACAAGCAGGGATAACTGTGATAAATGACCCCAATACCCAGGGAATACCTTCAGATGTAATAGTAGGTATTTATGATAAAGAGGGAAGTATTTATACTGGTGCCTACTGGATAGAATATGACCAGATAAATCGGACAAAGACATTAGATCTAAAATATACACCGATTACGGTACACTTTGAGGCACAAGGTAGTGGTAAAAATAAAAGTAGTATTACATTACCACCTGACTATACCTTTGAAGATGGTAGTTGTGTCCATATATTTGAAAATGGTATAACATTTAATGAGCCTGGAAGTTATACAATAAGCATCTCATTAAGTGGTGAGGGGATAAATATACCTGCGGCATCGCATGGAGGAATTCAGGTCGCACCAAAAGGCATAGTCCCTGACCATTTCCATGTAGTAGATATCCTTGACCCGATAGAAGA from bacterium includes:
- a CDS encoding Ig-like domain-containing protein, producing the protein MFKRLFLMVVMELLVTGVSLSTVYGAGRMLPGCEIGDALFGQINFWGIPLPPGIARLGHAGLYYCSSTRDGSEAWDPEKADLVNSNMEFATIEAIYTLKGVKVQISKLTDSFSNQFYSGAYNKSGGLTEDQRKRIVTCAFKQRDAKATAPFPWTRKWPAIKDPNHKEVKDRAFSCDGIVEYCYEQVIKPDGFFNEEDEKDCAPKVKITEIPQFVFLAKGKLPKFYPVGLMKKMTKATSHPPKIINFKVEKDGKEIKERDRVKGMVKIKTMVTDTEFGSGVDKVEFYARANTLPLPDLIHIKTEDKPDADIGRVYECDWNTPGEGVLPYNLHVVAYDRAGNKTQECKNFWFDSPYHVEDPFEVIIDNEPPQVATTTPSNGATKIYLGKKIRVTFSEEMATETINSDTILVNNSAIVGSVTYAEDLRTAFFIPDKPLDIYTNYTVLVKSGELGVKDSAGNPMDSDYSFSFTTTDELIPGKVVEVPVTYTDEYGNEHPVPAGTRVMVSYWLIGTEQEDYIIGTGKYQGVEEDGKVRFNWPGGAIENQRFRVFYESWGFRTDWMTPSPTPNDSSTRELLNSSLTTENSAFKTDTRFTSPSIYVTTKPDKWEFHKFASWLFDIHKPEGSDVYVPVNGTVTINYDEVVTIPWWSKVYYNRTGALSIFGALNSGGFDYMANLYPGMKVVDEASWWENINYSPEGITCYGTNTKGIWKILVNGIKKDEWSDDKILSAFGNLLIKRWGENFYDFQLRLRPKFGTRTDVFQAWLNGFSFYYSCVSRGTATIEVRDVDTGITNTYNLESLGSETQGLDNGAAVAAALWKMKDPYHIWKAIYNNIIIPAHPGSNVQDFWRELGTQSYIPMPEQFWLMHGLKPKIEFATSTNTPNPRLFWDRNGILDNTIAVTYTLEIATDTTFENILFSKHQITEENYHLTDINLEDGIYYWRVRVEDEYLPGNLQNALIDLYSPTGNFEIHLSKQAGITVINDPNTQGIPSDVIVGIYDKEGSIYTGAYWIEYDQINRTKTLDLKYTPITVHFEAQGSGKNKSSITLPPDYTFEDGSCVHIFENGITFNEPGSYTISISLSGEGINIPAASHGGIQVAPKGIVPDHFHVVDILDPIEEGGTSNVSVVVHDANCNLVIGYTGDVYFTSTDPLSILPQTYTFTASDYGVRTFVDGVVLKTSGSQTVFATDVDNPQIIGSQSVFVGTPTTNPRIFIQPTAGTVGIGVSVTGVDFPVNEVVAIDFGITASIVVTTTDGLGQFNASFVVDTQAGCGSITVVARSKDCVVSDWFRMLGRITLVSPQQGTIGTVISVSGDGFAAKERIEIDFGTNPTITVTWSDNAGRFWAVFTADTQPGCGTITVSAKGKDCVAYSWFRMLGRITLVSPQQGTVGTIVAVGGDGFAAKERIEIDFGTNPTITVTWSDNAGRFWAVFTADTQAGCGTITVSAKGKDCVAYSWFRMLGRITLVSPQQGTIGTVISV